The Mycolicibacterium smegmatis genome has a window encoding:
- a CDS encoding GntR family transcriptional regulator, with product MDTTSNSQRAYQATKDRILSGGIRGGQLLSEVEVAGELGLSRTPVHEAFLRLAAEDLLELLPRRGAVVVPVPPQEGTDLLEMRLALKTAAVRRLCRTPDVVDSLFTELNDLVDQQRRLAETNDAHAFAVADDTFHRRIVEVAGNPIGQRFYGSLSDRQRRMMADAARSDSARLAALIGEHARLAEAIERRDVEEFESALLSHLEATYRVTLK from the coding sequence CACGACCAGCAACAGTCAACGCGCGTACCAGGCCACCAAGGACCGCATCCTGTCCGGCGGCATCCGCGGTGGCCAACTGCTCAGTGAGGTCGAGGTCGCAGGCGAACTAGGCCTGAGCCGCACCCCCGTCCACGAGGCATTCCTGCGGTTGGCGGCCGAAGATCTGCTCGAACTTCTGCCGCGACGCGGCGCCGTCGTGGTACCCGTCCCGCCGCAAGAGGGCACCGACCTCCTGGAGATGCGCCTGGCGCTCAAGACCGCCGCCGTACGCCGGTTGTGCCGCACCCCTGACGTCGTCGACTCGCTGTTCACCGAACTCAACGATCTCGTCGACCAGCAGCGTCGTCTCGCCGAGACGAACGACGCCCACGCGTTCGCCGTGGCCGACGACACGTTTCACCGCCGCATCGTCGAGGTCGCGGGAAACCCCATCGGCCAACGGTTCTACGGATCGCTCAGCGACCGGCAGCGACGCATGATGGCCGACGCCGCCCGCTCCGACAGCGCCCGCCTTGCCGCCCTCATCGGTGAACACGCCCGCCTCGCGGAGGCCATCGAGCGCCGCGATGTCGAGGAGTTCGAGTCCGCCCTGCTCTCACATCTGGAAGCGACCTATCGGGTTACCTTGAAATGA